The following are encoded together in the Desulfovibrio sp. Huiquan2017 genome:
- a CDS encoding 30S ribosomal protein S1, whose amino-acid sequence MEKTNESVETPEMEMNFADALDEYLNSDFGDLDEGTIVSGEVVKVDKDYVLVDVNFKSEGQIPVSEFTEPDGTVSVAVGEKVDVFVARKNEAEGTIYLSRDKAKRMQLFDKLEELQEKDGEAVGRIIRRIKGGYTVDLGGVEAFLPGSHVDLRPVPDMDALVNQEFDFKILKINRRRSNVIVSRRVLLEEMRSEQREKLLETLEEGQVVQGKVKNITEYGVFIDLGGLDGLLHITDMSWKRIKHPKEMVGLGDDLELKILNFDREGQKVSLGLKQLVPDPWENIAEKYPEGSRFTGIITNLADYGAFVELENGVEGLVHISEMSWTRKLRHPSQMVKVGEEVDVVVLGVDPEKKRISLGMKQISPNPWDVVAEKYPEGTVLEGAIKNITEFGVFIGIEEGIDGLIHVSDISWTKKIRHPSEVYKVGDSVQAKVLTVDKENEKFTLGVKQLTEDPWTQVPAKYPVGQKVTGTVTNITDFGLFVEVEEGIEGLVHVSEISRKKIKSPSEMFKEGDSIEAKVIHVSADERRLGLSIKQTKEEPARSGGGKSKSFGGDSVSAGSTLGDLLREKLEEAAGDALAAAQEEEAAAEAPVEEAVAEAPVEEVVAEAPAEEVVESEAPVEEETK is encoded by the coding sequence ATGGAAAAAACTAATGAATCTGTAGAAACGCCCGAAATGGAAATGAATTTCGCCGACGCGCTCGACGAATATCTTAATTCCGATTTCGGCGACCTGGACGAAGGAACCATCGTCTCCGGTGAAGTCGTCAAGGTCGATAAGGACTACGTGCTCGTCGATGTGAACTTCAAGTCCGAAGGCCAGATCCCGGTCTCGGAATTCACCGAGCCGGACGGCACCGTGTCCGTCGCTGTCGGTGAGAAGGTTGACGTGTTCGTCGCCCGCAAGAACGAAGCCGAAGGCACCATCTACTTGTCCCGCGACAAGGCCAAGCGGATGCAGCTTTTTGATAAACTGGAAGAACTCCAGGAGAAGGACGGCGAAGCCGTCGGCCGTATCATCCGCCGCATCAAGGGCGGCTACACCGTCGATCTCGGCGGCGTCGAGGCTTTCCTGCCCGGCTCCCACGTGGACCTGCGTCCCGTTCCGGATATGGACGCCCTGGTCAACCAGGAATTCGATTTCAAGATCCTCAAGATCAACCGCCGCCGTTCCAACGTCATTGTCTCCCGCCGCGTGCTTCTTGAAGAAATGCGCTCCGAGCAGCGCGAGAAGCTGCTGGAAACCCTCGAAGAGGGTCAGGTGGTTCAGGGCAAGGTCAAGAACATCACCGAGTACGGCGTGTTCATCGACCTCGGCGGTCTCGACGGCCTGCTGCACATCACCGACATGTCCTGGAAGCGCATCAAGCATCCCAAGGAGATGGTCGGTCTGGGCGACGATCTCGAATTGAAGATCCTCAACTTCGACCGCGAAGGCCAGAAGGTCTCCCTGGGTCTCAAGCAGCTCGTGCCCGATCCGTGGGAAAATATCGCCGAGAAGTACCCCGAGGGTTCCCGCTTCACCGGCATCATCACCAATCTGGCCGACTACGGCGCGTTCGTCGAGCTGGAAAACGGCGTGGAAGGACTGGTCCACATCTCCGAGATGTCCTGGACCCGCAAGCTCCGCCACCCCTCCCAGATGGTCAAGGTCGGCGAAGAGGTCGATGTGGTCGTCCTCGGCGTGGACCCCGAGAAGAAGCGCATCAGCCTCGGCATGAAGCAGATCTCCCCGAACCCGTGGGATGTCGTCGCCGAGAAGTACCCCGAGGGCACCGTCCTTGAGGGCGCCATCAAGAACATCACCGAATTCGGCGTGTTCATCGGCATCGAGGAAGGCATCGACGGCCTGATCCACGTGTCCGACATCTCCTGGACCAAGAAGATCCGCCACCCCTCCGAGGTCTACAAGGTCGGTGACTCCGTCCAGGCCAAGGTCCTCACCGTGGACAAGGAGAACGAGAAGTTCACCCTGGGCGTCAAGCAGCTGACCGAAGACCCGTGGACTCAGGTCCCGGCCAAGTACCCCGTGGGCCAGAAGGTCACCGGCACGGTCACCAACATCACCGACTTCGGTCTCTTCGTCGAGGTCGAGGAAGGCATCGAAGGTTTGGTGCACGTCTCCGAGATCAGCCGCAAGAAGATCAAGTCCCCCTCCGAGATGTTCAAGGAAGGCGACAGCATCGAAGCCAAGGTCATCCACGTGTCCGCCGACGAGCGCCGTCTGGGCCTGTCCATCAAGCAGACCAAGGAAGAGCCCGCCCGTTCCGGTGGCGGCAAGTCCAAGTCCTTCGGTGGCGACAGCGTGAGCGCTGGTTCCACCCTGGGCGATCTGCTCCGCGAGAAGCTTGAGGAAGCCGCTGGTGACGCGCTGGCCGCCGCCCAAGAGGAAGAGGCCGCAGCTGAAGCCCCGGTCGAAGAGGCCGTCGCCGAAGCTCCGGTCGAGGAAGTCGTCGCTGAAGCTCCGGCCGAGGAAGTCGTCGAATCCGAAGCCCCGGTCGAAGAAGAAACCAAATAA
- the speD gene encoding adenosylmethionine decarboxylase: MNTVGVHCILELKGCPSPLLDDEQLILETMVAASQRAMSTLLDITSHKFQPQGVTALALLAESHISIHTWPESGYAAVDIFTCGQTARPRLACEFFVRELQALDHTLTVLPRGNGCGCHHPLTPKEEATLWQARS; encoded by the coding sequence ATGAACACTGTCGGTGTGCATTGTATTCTTGAACTCAAAGGTTGTCCTTCCCCTCTGCTCGACGACGAGCAGCTCATTCTTGAAACCATGGTCGCCGCGTCCCAACGCGCGATGTCCACCCTGCTCGACATCACCAGTCACAAGTTTCAGCCGCAGGGCGTCACGGCTCTGGCTCTGCTTGCTGAATCCCACATTTCCATTCACACCTGGCCCGAATCGGGCTATGCGGCCGTGGATATCTTCACCTGCGGCCAAACCGCCCGGCCTCGGCTCGCCTGCGAATTTTTCGTGCGCGAACTCCAGGCCTTGGATCACACGTTGACCGTGCTGCCGCGCGGCAACGGTTGCGGGTGCCACCATCCCTTGACCCCGAAAGAGGAGGCGACGCTGTGGCAGGCTCGAAGCTGA
- the sppA gene encoding signal peptide peptidase SppA — protein sequence MRMAGTGDRFSQRHPFLFGVLMIVLAMALITGVMAFFRSMGWTSGSLVLSGDKIGVVHIDGMILDSTRVVDFIRTLEEDDAVKGVLLRVNSPGGAIAPSQEIYAAVKKLNQVKPVIASYGTVAASGGYYSSCPARLIYANPGSLTASIGVMAEFVTVADAMEKFGLKPEVLTTGKYKAAGTPLRNLSDAQREQMLDLMQDLHDQFVDHVAEARGMDPARVRAIADGRAVTGRQAVSLGLVDRIGTQSDAIVELKKETGITGRAALVEGPVVKRSFVQELMGSLKIDLSSSLPQGWSFYYK from the coding sequence ATGCGCATGGCAGGAACCGGAGACCGTTTCTCCCAGCGCCACCCCTTCCTTTTCGGGGTGTTGATGATCGTACTGGCCATGGCCCTCATTACGGGGGTCATGGCCTTTTTCCGTTCCATGGGCTGGACCTCGGGCTCCCTCGTCCTGTCCGGCGACAAGATCGGCGTCGTCCACATCGACGGCATGATTCTCGATTCCACCCGCGTGGTCGATTTCATCCGGACCCTGGAGGAGGACGATGCGGTCAAGGGCGTGCTGCTGCGCGTCAATTCCCCCGGCGGGGCCATCGCCCCTTCGCAGGAAATCTATGCCGCCGTCAAAAAACTCAACCAAGTCAAGCCGGTCATAGCCTCCTATGGTACGGTCGCCGCCAGCGGCGGGTATTATTCCTCCTGTCCGGCCCGGCTCATTTACGCCAATCCCGGGTCCCTTACCGCCTCCATCGGCGTCATGGCCGAATTCGTCACCGTGGCCGACGCCATGGAGAAATTCGGCCTCAAGCCCGAAGTCCTGACCACCGGCAAATACAAGGCCGCGGGCACCCCCCTGCGCAACCTCTCCGATGCCCAGCGCGAACAGATGCTCGACCTCATGCAGGACCTCCACGATCAGTTCGTGGACCATGTGGCCGAAGCGCGCGGCATGGATCCCGCTCGCGTCCGGGCCATCGCCGACGGTCGCGCCGTCACCGGGCGGCAGGCCGTTTCCCTTGGCCTTGTGGACCGCATCGGCACCCAGTCCGACGCCATCGTCGAGCTCAAAAAGGAAACCGGCATCACGGGGCGTGCCGCTCTCGTCGAAGGCCCCGTCGTCAAGCGTTCCTTTGTCCAGGAACTCATGGGCTCCCTCAAGATCGACCTTTCCTCCAGCCTTCCGCAAGGCTGGTCCTTCTACTACAAATAG
- a CDS encoding pyrimidine dimer DNA glycosylase/endonuclease V codes for MRLWTVHPRFLDVKGLTAVWREGLLARKVLHGRTIGYTNHPQLIRFRAHPDPLKAIDAYLAAVLAEARNRGYNFDASKIDEYAEAAPIPETTGQLDYEWQHLLGKLEQRDPERFEDSRRCRPAPHPLFTLSPGDVRDWEKR; via the coding sequence GTGCGGCTCTGGACCGTCCATCCCCGCTTTCTCGACGTCAAGGGTCTCACGGCCGTTTGGCGTGAAGGCCTGCTCGCCCGCAAGGTGCTGCACGGCCGGACCATCGGCTACACCAACCATCCCCAACTCATCCGTTTCCGCGCCCACCCCGACCCGCTCAAGGCCATCGACGCCTATCTCGCGGCCGTGCTCGCGGAAGCCCGCAACCGGGGCTACAATTTCGACGCGTCCAAAATCGACGAATACGCCGAGGCCGCTCCCATCCCCGAAACCACCGGCCAGCTCGATTACGAGTGGCAACACCTGCTGGGCAAGCTCGAACAACGCGACCCCGAACGCTTCGAAGACTCCCGCCGCTGCCGCCCCGCACCGCACCCCCTGTTTACCCTGAGCCCGGGCGACGTACGCGATTGGGAGAAGCGGTAG
- a CDS encoding spermidine synthase yields the protein MAGSKLTCDYWITEYMTEDDVHLHGVEQILEFKRTEYQEMSIVRSKTFGTGLILDGKWQVSERDEFLYHEPLVHTALYQHGAPRRVLVLGGADGGAVREVLKWRSVEKTVQVEIDEVVYNACQEHLAAIHQGCFQNPRAEIRFGDAFEVLEKEGGSWDVIICDLSDPLEDSPAMNLFTREFFTTCREALAPGGVFVIQAGPVTPPFDDGHARIVRTLGTVFEHTTHFFSCTPTYVVPLGFALGSLNPVDTDPEPARVDAFLAENVNGELKFFDGIALRGLMSPPKYLRDKVAKGETLSTLDDPARYTGTGVKS from the coding sequence GTGGCAGGCTCGAAGCTGACATGCGATTACTGGATCACCGAGTACATGACCGAGGATGACGTCCACCTTCATGGGGTGGAACAGATTCTCGAGTTCAAGCGGACGGAATATCAGGAGATGTCCATAGTCCGCTCCAAGACATTCGGCACGGGGCTGATCCTGGACGGCAAGTGGCAGGTCTCCGAGCGCGACGAATTCCTCTACCACGAGCCGCTCGTTCATACCGCCCTGTACCAGCACGGCGCGCCCAGGCGCGTCCTGGTTCTGGGAGGGGCGGACGGCGGGGCCGTGCGTGAGGTGCTCAAGTGGCGGTCCGTGGAAAAGACCGTCCAGGTGGAGATCGACGAAGTCGTGTACAACGCCTGCCAGGAACACCTGGCCGCCATTCACCAGGGATGCTTCCAGAATCCGCGCGCCGAGATCCGTTTCGGCGACGCTTTCGAAGTGTTGGAAAAGGAGGGCGGTTCCTGGGATGTGATCATCTGCGATCTGTCCGACCCGTTGGAGGACAGCCCGGCCATGAATCTGTTCACCCGGGAGTTCTTCACCACCTGCCGCGAGGCCCTGGCCCCCGGCGGCGTGTTCGTCATCCAGGCCGGACCGGTCACGCCGCCCTTCGACGACGGCCACGCCCGTATCGTGCGCACCCTGGGGACCGTGTTCGAACACACCACCCACTTCTTCTCCTGCACCCCCACCTACGTGGTTCCGCTCGGCTTCGCCCTGGGCTCCCTCAACCCCGTGGACACCGACCCGGAACCCGCCCGGGTGGATGCCTTCCTGGCGGAAAACGTGAACGGCGAACTGAAGTTCTTCGACGGCATCGCTCTGCGGGGGCTCATGAGCCCGCCCAAGTACCTGCGCGACAAGGTGGCCAAGGGGGAAACCCTGTCCACCCTCGACGATCCCGCCCGCTATACCGGAACCGGCGTCAAGTCGTAA
- a CDS encoding secondary thiamine-phosphate synthase enzyme YjbQ — translation MKSYRKELFYEIPTRRAFVNITEDVETCLRESGIREGLCLVNAMHITASVFINDDESGLHHDYEVWLEKLAPHAPVSQYRHNGFEDNADAHMKRQVMGREVVVAVTDGQLDFGTWERIFYGEFDGRRKKRVLVKIIGE, via the coding sequence ATGAAATCCTATCGCAAGGAACTCTTTTACGAAATTCCCACGCGCCGGGCGTTTGTGAACATCACCGAGGACGTGGAAACGTGTCTGCGCGAGTCGGGCATCCGTGAGGGGCTGTGCCTGGTCAACGCCATGCACATCACCGCTTCGGTGTTCATCAACGACGACGAATCGGGGCTGCACCACGACTATGAGGTCTGGCTGGAGAAGCTGGCCCCGCACGCGCCGGTCTCCCAATACCGGCACAACGGGTTCGAGGACAATGCGGACGCGCACATGAAACGCCAGGTCATGGGCCGCGAGGTGGTGGTTGCCGTGACCGACGGCCAACTCGACTTCGGCACCTGGGAGCGCATCTTCTACGGCGAATTCGACGGCCGCCGCAAAAAACGCGTCCTGGTGAAGATCATCGGCGAATAA